From a single Nothobranchius furzeri strain GRZ-AD chromosome 9, NfurGRZ-RIMD1, whole genome shotgun sequence genomic region:
- the dapk2a gene encoding death-associated protein kinase 3 yields the protein MELFKQQNVEDFYEIGEELGSGQFAIVKQCREKSSGLQFAAKFIKKRQSMASSRGVRREEIEREVTILQRVQHQNIVTLREVYENRTDVVLILELVSGGELFDFLAQKESLSEEEATQFIKQILEGVNYLHARKIAHFDLKPENIMLLDKNVSLPRIKLIDFGLAHTIDAGVEFKNIFGTPEFVAPEIVNYEPLGLEADMWSIGVITYILLSGASPFLGETKQDTLGNISAVNYEFDEEFFCHTSELAKRFISQLLEKDKKKRLTIREALSHPWITNNEHKEERAQEPRKRERRQLKTKRLREYTIKSHSSMPPNNTYMNFERFAQVVEDIDHMESSFITLAAAHDSLQEDIDALVSIYNEKEAWYKEESEEVRHELSQIRYEFRKVEASKKSLQDDMQAFNCSLAAVGERFQERQGHFEALHLELSEELRWVQEVVGSFQVDTGGGGGYPNCGFSSVFNNDVNEALKELLNRSCGGELLSGINLDLSETGQQR from the exons ATGGAGTTATTCAAGCAACAGAATGTGGAGGACTTCTATGAAATTGGTGAAGAGTTGGGCAG TGGACAGTTTGCCATCGTTAAGCAATGCAGGGAGAAAAGCTCTGGTCTGCAGTTTGCTGCCAAATTCATCAAGAAACGCCAGAGCATGGCGAGCTCTCGGGGAGTCCGGAGAGAGGAGATCGAGCGGGAGGTGACTATCCTGCAGAGGGTCCAACACCAGAACATCGTCACTCTACGCGAGGTCTACGAGAACCGAACGGACGTGGTGCTGATCCTAGAGCT GGTCTCCGGTGGAGAACTCTTTGACTTCCTGGCCCAGAAGGAGTCTCTGAGCGAAGAGGAGGCCACCCAGTTCATCAAGCAGATCCTGGAGGGGGTGAACTACCTCCACGCCAGAAAGATTGCCCATTTCGACCTCaag CCTGAAAACATCATGCTGTTGGACAAAAACGTTTCTCTGCCGAGAATCAAGCTGATCGATTTCGGTCTCGCCCACACCATCGATGCGGGAGTTGagttcaaaaacatttttgggacgCCGGAGTTTGTAG CTCCAGAGATCGTGAACTACGAGCCGCTGGGGCTGGAGGCAGACATGTGGAGCATTGGTGTCATCACCTACATCCT GCTGAGCGGAGCATCTCCGTTCCTGGGGGAGACCAAGCAGGACACTCTGGGGAACATCTCGGCAGTAAACTATGAGTTTGACGAGGAGTTCTTCTGTCACACCAGTGAGCTGGCCAAGAGGTTCATCAGCCAGCTGCTAGAGAAAGATAAGAA GAAAAGATTAACGATCCGAGAAGCTCTCAGCCACCCCTGGATCACG AACAACGAGCACAAAGAGGAAAGGGCCCAGGAGCCGAGGAAACGGGAGCGCCGGCAGCTGAAGACCAAACGTCTGAGGGAGTACACCATCAAGTCCCACTCCAGCATGCCACCCAACAACACCTACATGAACTTTGAACGCTTCGCCCAGGTAGTGGAGGACATTGATCACATGGAGAGCTCCTTCATCACTCTGGCAGCAGCTCACGACTCTCTACAGGAGGACATCGATGCCCTGGTCTCCATCTATAATGAGAAGGAGGCCTGGTACAAGGAAGAGAGCGAGGAGGTCCGTCACGAGCTTTCCCAGATCCGCTACGAGTTCCGAAAAGTGGAGGCCTCCAAGAAGAGCCTGCAGGATGACATGCAGGCGTTTAACTGCAGCCTCGCTGCCGTCGgagagcgtttccaggagaggcAGGGTCACTTTGAAGCTCTGCACCTGGAACTCAGTGAGGAGCTGAGGTGGGTTCAGGAGGTGGTGGGGTCATTTCAGGTTGAcacaggaggaggtggagggtATCCCAACTGCGGCTTCTCCAGTGTCTTCAACAACGACGTGAACGAAGCCCTGAAAGAGCTGCTGAACCGCTCCTGTGGAGGAGAGCTGCTGTCTGGGATCAACCTGGACCTCAGCGAGACCGGGCAGCAACGATAG